Genomic DNA from Candidatus Sphingomonas phytovorans:
CCGGCCTGCCGCCGATACTGGCCCAGCTGGGTTTCACCGCGATCCTGATCGTCGGCAGCTACTTCTGGCACAGCCACGTTACCTTCCGGCCGGCTGGAAAGGAGACATGATGGACCATGAATTCCTGCGGCGCCCATGCCCGCTATGCGGCACCGATGACGCTCGGGAGGAAGTCCGCAGCGCGCAGCGTGCCGAAGCGAAGACCCTTGAATCGCTTCGCCCGTTCTGGTCCGGGCTTTTCAAGGAAAAGCTGTTCTTCTCCTATCATCGCTGCCTCGCCTGCGGGCTGCTCTACAATCCGATCTTCTTCGACGGCCCGCAGCTCGCCAATCTCTATTCGAGCATGGCACCGAATATGGATCTCGTGACCAGCGACGCGATCGCCGCCACGCAGCGCGGCTATTTCGAGGCGGCAGCGGCGCGCGCCATGCTCGATGGCGACTATCTCGAGATCGGGCCCGACATCGGCTATATCGTCGGGGAAGCGGCGCAGCGCGGCGATTTCGGGCATTTCTGGCTGTTCGAACCCAATCGCGCCATCCATGATCAGCTGCGCAGGGCAACGGGCGGGCGCCCCGCGACGGTGCTTTCCGACATGGACGATCTGTCCGCCGTGCCGGACGGTTCAGTCAGCCTGGCGGTGATGGTGCACGTGCTCGACCATCTGCTCGATCCGCTTGCTGCCCTTGCGCAGATTCGCAGCAAATTGCGCGCTGACGGCACGCTGATGATCGTGACCCATGACGAGCGTTCGCTGCTCCGCCACGTGATGGGCGTGCGCTGGCCGCCCTTCTGCCTCCAGCATCCGGAGCTCTACAATCCGACGACGATCAACAATCTCCTGATCCGCGCCGGCTATGGCGAAGTGGCGGTAGACCGCAGCTACAACCATTTCCCAATCGACTTCCTTGCCCGACAGGCGGCCTGGACCGTCGGCTTGAAGCTCGACCGGGTGCCGCTACCGGCCTTTTCGATCGCACTGCGCCTGGGCAACATGCTGACGCTCGCGAGCGCGACGGCTCAGGCGGCCGAACGCTCGTCCAGCCGGCTGGTAACGGTTTGATAATCGGCGATCTGCGCGCGCGTGACAGTCAGCGCGTCAGCGCCGGACGCCACGGCCTTGTGCCACGCAACGATCCAGTCGAGCGCCTGATCGAGCCCAAGAGCAGGGCGCCAGCCCAGCGCCGCCCGCGCCTTGGAGCAATCGAGCCGAAGCAATCCGGCCTCGTGCGGGCGTGGGCCGCTATCGGGCATCGCGTCGGCCGCACCGCCGCCCCAGCCAGCCCGCATCCTCTCCACGATCCACGACACCGGGCGGGCATCCTCGTCGGCGGGCCCGAAGTTCCAGGAATCGGCGAACTGTCTTTCGCCGGCCAGCAACCGCTCCGCGATCATCATGTAGCCGCCGAGCGCTTCAAGCACATGCTGCCACGGCCGTACCGCATCGGGCGCGCGGATCAGCGGCGCCGCACCGGCCTCGAACGCGCGGACCAGGTCGGGCAGCAACCGGTCCGCCGCCCAGTCGCCGCCGCCGATGACGTTGCCGGCACGGACCGACGCGAGCAACGGGCCGCCTTCGGCGAAGAAGGAACGGCGCCAGGCCGATACGACCAGTTCGGCCGCGCCCTTGCTGCTGCTATAGGGGTCGTGCCCACCCATCGGGTCGCTTTCGCGATAGGGCCAGATCCATTCGCGATTCTCGTAGCATTTGTCGCTGGTGACACAGACGATCGCCTTCACGCCGGGCGCGCGCCGTGCCGCCTCGAGCAGATGAACCGTGCCCATCACATTGGTTGCGTAGGTCTCGACCGGCTCGACATAGGACAGGCGGACGAGCGGCTGCGCGGCGAGATGGAAGATCACCTCGGGCCGGCTCGCCTCCACCACCGCCCGGACGGCCGCCAGGTCGCGTACGTCGCCTTCCACATGCCTGACCAGCCCGGCGACCCGAGCCGTCTCGAACAAACTCGGCTCGGTCGGCGGCGGGAGGGCAAAACCAGTGACGTCAGCCCCCATCGCGTCCAGCCACAGGCTGAGCCAGCTCCCCTTGAAGCCGGTATGCCCCGTCACGAGCACCCGGCGGCGGGACCAGGTGCCGCTCACCAGCGCTTCCATGGCGCGCTGCCGGTGTTCCACAGTTCGTCGAGCTGCATCTTGTCGCGCAGCGTATCCATCGGCTGCCAGAACCCGTCATGCTGATAGCTCATCAGTTCTCCGCACCGTGCCAGCTGCTCGAGCGGGCCTGCCTCCCAGACGCTCTCGGGCCCGTCGACCAGATCGAGCACCGACGGATCGGCAACGAAGAACCCGCCATTGATGCGCCCTCCGTCGCCAGCGGGCTTTTCGCGGAAATCGGTGACGCGGTTACCATCGAACTCGAGCGCGCCGAAGCGGCCCGGCGGCGAGACCGAGGTGATCGTCGCGCGGAGCCCATGCGCCTTGTGGAAGCGCACCAGCTCCGCGACATCGATATCGGCGACGCCGTCGCCATAGGTGAAGCAGAAGGGCTCGTCTGGATCGAGATAATGACGGATCGCCGCCAGCCGCCCGCCGGTCATCGTCGCAGGGCCGGTCTCGACCAGGGTGATGCGCCACGGCTCGCTGCGGGCATAATGCACCTCCATGCCATTGCCGCCGCGCAGGTCGATCGTGACGTCCGATGTGTGCAGGAAATAATTCGCGAAATATTCCTTGATCAGATAGCCCTTGTACCCGAGGCAAATGACGAAGTCATTGAATCCGGCCGAAGAATAGATCTTCATGATGTGCCAGAGGATCGGCATTCCGCCGATCTCGACCATCGGTTTTGGCCGAACGCTGGTTTCTTCGCCGAGCCGGGTGCCCAATCCGCCGGCCAGGATTACGGTTCGCATCGTCGCTCCACGTCATGTCTTTCGATACCATGACGAAACCGATCGCTCCGGCCCGTAACCGGCTGCTCGTCCAATGGACGGAAGCTGGAATATTGATGCTCATCCTGGCGATCGCGGCGGGATTGCGGATTCATGGCGTCGGCTTCGGCCTGCCCGCGTTGAACGATCCGGACGAGCCGCTGTTCGTGATGAAGTCGCTCGACATGCTGCGAAACCACAGCCTCAATCCGGGCTGGTTCGGTCACCCCGGCACCACGACCCTCTATTGCCTCGCCCTGGTCAGTCTGGGCGTGGGTGGCCTCGGCATTGCCACAGGCCGCTTCGCCGACAGCCAGGCGCTCATGGCAGCCGTCTACGCCGATCCCGGCATCCTGTTCCTGCCAGCGCGGCTGTTCATCGTCGCCTGCGGCGTCGCCTGCGTCTGGCTCACCTGGTCGCTCGGCAAAAAGCTTGGCGGCCCGAGGCTCGGGCTGATCGCCGCGGCGTTCCTCGCGGTGAACTCGGTCCATATCGAATATTCGCAGATCATCCGGACCGACGTGCAGGCGACGGTCTTCATGCTGCTGAGCACCCGGTCGGCGGTGGCGATCGCGCGCGAGGGACGGCCGCGCGATTATCTGATGGCCGGCGTCTGGGCAGGCCTTGCCTGCGCGACCAAATGGCCGGCGGCGATCATCGTCCTCAATCCGCTATGCGCCGGCCTCTATCGGGGCTGGCATGATCGCCATGAACTGCGCCGCGTCGCGCTGCTGCCCGTCATGGCGCTTGCCACCCTGCTGCTCGTCTCGCCCTATCTGCTGCTCGATTATCCCACGGTAGTGCAAAATCTCGCCGGTGAAGCGCGGACGGCACATCCCGGTGCGACGGGCGGCGGTTTCCTGGCCAATCTCGCCTGGTATGCGGGCCATCCGCTATTGGCATCGTTTGGCGGGGCAGGCCTCGCCCTGGTCCTGCTCGGCGCGATCGGCGCATTGAGTCGCCTGCGGGTTGCAACCGTCGCAGTTCTGCCCGGCGCCCTCGCATTCCTGTTGGTCATCGGCGCTCAGGCCCTGCTCTGGGAACGCTGGATCGTGCCGCTGTTGCCTTTCGCGGCGATCGCGGCAGCGGCGGCGCTGTGCTGGCTGGCCGACTGGTTGCGCGCCCGGGTGAATCGCCGCCTCCCCCTGCTCGAAGCCATGGCAGCGCTGTTGCTGGCGCTCCCGATGCTCCAGGCCGCGAAGGTCAGAGCAACGGAGCGCGCGCACGACACGCGCCAGGCGGCCAGCGCCTGGATCAGGGAAAACGCTCCACCCGGCAGCCGGATCGTAGTGGAACATGCCGCGTTCGATCTGCTTCAGATGGGCGCCTGGCGCTTCCTGTTTCCCCTCGGCTCCGCCGGCTGCGTCGATGTCGAGGATATCCTCGCCAAGCGAATCCGCTATTCGGAGGTAGAGACCCTGCGATCGGGACGGGCCGTCGTCGATCTTGCCCATGTGGATGCCCCGCTGCTTCCCACCTGCCGCGCCGACTTCGTCATCCTGAGCCATTATGACGGCTATCGTGCCGACCCGGCACATTTCCCGGACGAACTCGCCCGATATGCCCAATTGCTGCGCGGTGGCAGGCAGGTCGCCGTGATCCGTCCCAAACCCGGTATCCGGACCGGGCCCGTGGTCCGGATCATCAGCCTGTCGCCGGCACGATAGCCTCTGGCTCTATCGTCAATAATCCTTGGAATAGCGCAGGTTGATCGCGGTGCCGTTGGAGCCGCCGGTTTGGCTCAGGATGCTCAGCGCCTTCGACAGGGCGATCTCGATCTGGGTTGCGGTGAAGCCCCGGGTATCGGTGACGATCTCCACATAGATATCGTTCGAGATATATTTGCCCGCGGCGACCGACGTTCCGCGTCCGGTCGCTTCGTCCGCGCCGAGAACCCGCAGGCGATCGATACCGGAAGCCGAACGCAGCTTGCCGAGCGGATTGAGCCCGCCGCCCGAGCCGCGCAACGAATTGAGCGCGGCGGCAAGCTGGATCGCCTGCATCGGCGACAATTCGGTCACCGAATTGCCGAACAGGATTCGCGAGAGCAACTCGTCCTGTGGCAGGCTGGGCGAGGAGCTGAAGGTGATCTGCGGGTTCTGCGCCCGGCCGGCGATATTGATCGTGACGGCGGTGCCGGAAATGGTCGCCGTCGCCTTCATCGACAGCAACGGGTTCGTCACCGCGCCGCCCTCGAAACGGATCACGCTCTCCTGATCGAGATCGAAGCGCTTGCCCGCGAAATTGTAGGTGCCCCGGACCAGATCGACATTGCCGATGACTTCCGGCGTGGCGGAGGTGCCGCCGACCCGCAAATCCGCGCTCCATTCGCTCTCCAGGCCCATGCCGGAAACGAACAGGCGATTGTCGGCATGGATTCGCAGGTCGAGCTTGAATAGGCTGGGCACGCCTGCCGCCGCCGCGGCGGCATCGCTCGCTGCCTGGGCGCGGCTGGTGCCCTTACGCCGCACGCCCTGTAGCTCGGCGACTTCGGCCGCGCCCTGGCGGATGATCTCATACCGTACCTCGGGCAAGTTCAGCGTGCCGGAGACCAGACCGCCATTCGCCTTGCTGTTGGTGACGGCGATATCCCCCGAGACGGTCGCGCCAAGCGCATCGCTGCGGGCAAGCTGCGCGTTGCTCAATGTAGCCCTTATATCGATCGGGAAGCCCGCATCGGCCCCGAAGCCGACACTACCCTTCGCCGAAACGCTGCCCTTCCCGGCACGTCCGCTGAATTCGGTGATCTCAAGCCGGTCGCTGGTGAAGCGGCCGTTCAGCCTGATAGCGCTGATGCGCGTGCCGTAGGTCTCATTGTCATAAGCGAGCGCGTTAGCCCGGATCAGGCCGGTCAGTTGCGGGCTGGACAGGCGTCCGGAGAAATCGGCGGCGATGCCGATCTGCCCGGTAAGCGTCTGGTTCGCGAGGCCCGCCAGGCTCCACAGCACGTCGGCCGGGCCATTATAGCGAATTCCGCCGCCCAGCGGCGCATTCATCAGGGCGGTCGTCCAGTCGCCCTCGCCGACGGGCTGCAACCGCACCTGCGCCCGGCCGATCGCCGCCCCACCGCGCTTGATGAGCGCACCCAGCGTGCCGCCTTCGGGACGGAGCGTGCCAAGCGCGGAGATGTCGACCGGCGTCGACACGACCGCGGCCCCCGAACGCGTGAAACCGCGAACGTCGAGGTGCAGATCGGCGCGTGGCATGCCCGCCCCGGCCTGGACGAAGTCGAGGCTGCCGGTCGCGCGTCCGCCAATGCCCGCACCGGCAGCGAACGCATTGAGGATCGCGAGATCGAAATTGTCGAACCGCGACTGAAGCTCAAGCGTCTTGCCATAGCGCCCGGCAACCCGGACCTGTCCTTGCGGCACGACGATCGCGACCGGCGCAAGCACATAGGTGCCATGATCGTTCCTGATCATCGCCGGCTGGGCCAGATAGAATGCCACGGTGCCGACCTGGCCCTGTGCCGCGACCCGGTACAGGTCAGGCGAAAGCTGCGCGTTGGCGGCGACGCGAAAGCTCACGCCGCTCTCGCCGTTGGCGACGACTTGCGCGGTGCCGTGGCCACCCTGATAATTCACCTTGGCGCGCGCGGTCTGGAGGTAGAAGCTTCCCTGGCGGACGCCGGCAAGCTGCATATCGGCGACGATTTCCGGCGCCTTGGCATAGAGCGTGATCGTCGCCTCGACGATCGCGCGTTCGATCACGAGCTTCGCCTCGCCGGGGATATGCGCGCCGTTTGCGCGGGCCGAAACCTGGGCGCGCTGCACGGCGCCGACCGCCGACAGGGTGACGGTGCCGTTGATCCCCGACCCGTTGGCGGTGAGCCGGCCCAGGAACGGACCCGCGGGCGCCTGACGAACCGTACCGGCAAAGTCGACCCCGGCGAAACGCGCACGGTGGATGTCGATCGTCAGCGGCCCACCGCCGGTGCGGATCAGCACGTCAGCGTTGAACGGCCCGTAGGGCGATCCGCCGGTCGCGACCACGGCATAGCCGGTGCCGGTGCCCCGGATCGTCGCCTCGACATCGCTGAGCTGCACGCCGACATTCGGTCGGCTCGCGCGCAGCCTGATCAGCGGGCGCTCGGCGGTGCCCGACACGGCAAGCGCGAGCGGACCATATTGCGTCGAACTGCCCTGCGCGGTGAAGGCGATTCGGCCGTCTGGCAGATAGCTGCCCTGGCCTCCGGTGAGGCGGAAGCTTGGTGCCGCGACGCGCAGATTCTCCACGCGGAACACGCCCTTCGGATCGAAGCTGATGTTGCCGACAATCACGGCGCGGCCGCCGAGGAAATTCTCGACGCCCGCATTGTCGAGCTTCACCGTGGTGACCCCGAACCGCCCCTTCAACCCGAAACCACCCGACGCGACGGTAACCAGTTTCATGTCGGTCGTCGCGTTGATGATGCCGACTCCGTCGATGCGGTAATCGTTGATCCGGCCCTTCAGGCCAGCACGATATATACCGGTCGACAGGTCGGCGACCACGATTGCGGTCGCATCGATCTGCGGCGAACGGATGCGCA
This window encodes:
- a CDS encoding class I SAM-dependent methyltransferase produces the protein MDHEFLRRPCPLCGTDDAREEVRSAQRAEAKTLESLRPFWSGLFKEKLFFSYHRCLACGLLYNPIFFDGPQLANLYSSMAPNMDLVTSDAIAATQRGYFEAAAARAMLDGDYLEIGPDIGYIVGEAAQRGDFGHFWLFEPNRAIHDQLRRATGGRPATVLSDMDDLSAVPDGSVSLAVMVHVLDHLLDPLAALAQIRSKLRADGTLMIVTHDERSLLRHVMGVRWPPFCLQHPELYNPTTINNLLIRAGYGEVAVDRSYNHFPIDFLARQAAWTVGLKLDRVPLPAFSIALRLGNMLTLASATAQAAERSSSRLVTV
- the rfbG gene encoding CDP-glucose 4,6-dehydratase — protein: MSGTWSRRRVLVTGHTGFKGSWLSLWLDAMGADVTGFALPPPTEPSLFETARVAGLVRHVEGDVRDLAAVRAVVEASRPEVIFHLAAQPLVRLSYVEPVETYATNVMGTVHLLEAARRAPGVKAIVCVTSDKCYENREWIWPYRESDPMGGHDPYSSSKGAAELVVSAWRRSFFAEGGPLLASVRAGNVIGGGDWAADRLLPDLVRAFEAGAAPLIRAPDAVRPWQHVLEALGGYMMIAERLLAGERQFADSWNFGPADEDARPVSWIVERMRAGWGGGAADAMPDSGPRPHEAGLLRLDCSKARAALGWRPALGLDQALDWIVAWHKAVASGADALTVTRAQIADYQTVTSRLDERSAA
- the rfbF gene encoding glucose-1-phosphate cytidylyltransferase, translating into MRTVILAGGLGTRLGEETSVRPKPMVEIGGMPILWHIMKIYSSAGFNDFVICLGYKGYLIKEYFANYFLHTSDVTIDLRGGNGMEVHYARSEPWRITLVETGPATMTGGRLAAIRHYLDPDEPFCFTYGDGVADIDVAELVRFHKAHGLRATITSVSPPGRFGALEFDGNRVTDFREKPAGDGGRINGGFFVADPSVLDLVDGPESVWEAGPLEQLARCGELMSYQHDGFWQPMDTLRDKMQLDELWNTGSAPWKRW
- a CDS encoding translocation/assembly module TamB domain-containing protein produces the protein MPETDVETAAPAPRRRFPIGRIAAWLAIAVAGLLALAIVAVFALNTDPGRRFLVGKLSGYETASGLKVELGRLDGSLYGKLTIRDLRISDPKGVFATAPRIDLDWRPFAFIRNHADIRSAAAPLITLARLPELKPVPSDPNAPTLPDIDIDIGRLKVGRLVLGAPITGTRRAMTLDAVAHIADGRAQITGNAAALDGGDRLALVLDAVPDQDRLIVDARLNAPAGGIVAGMAGLKRPLAAQINGRGSWSSWQGKAEAALGGKTLAALDVTARNGTFTVRGPLHPGLILAGPVERLTAPALLVDFTTTLAARRATTRLSLRSNALAVTANGVVDLAKSRFEGMQVEAGLLTPGSIAPNLNGRDVRASLRLDGAFVRPLVDYKISAAAIGFDKTVVQGLYAEGRSRVDADRIIVPVSARIARVTGLNAAAGGLLTKVTVNGEFAISGDTILSDNLRIRSPQIDATAIVVADLSTGIYRAGLKGRINDYRIDGVGIINATTDMKLVTVASGGFGLKGRFGVTTVKLDNAGVENFLGGRAVIVGNISFDPKGVFRVENLRVAAPSFRLTGGQGSYLPDGRIAFTAQGSSTQYGPLALAVSGTAERPLIRLRASRPNVGVQLSDVEATIRGTGTGYAVVATGGSPYGPFNADVLIRTGGGPLTIDIHRARFAGVDFAGTVRQAPAGPFLGRLTANGSGINGTVTLSAVGAVQRAQVSARANGAHIPGEAKLVIERAIVEATITLYAKAPEIVADMQLAGVRQGSFYLQTARAKVNYQGGHGTAQVVANGESGVSFRVAANAQLSPDLYRVAAQGQVGTVAFYLAQPAMIRNDHGTYVLAPVAIVVPQGQVRVAGRYGKTLELQSRFDNFDLAILNAFAAGAGIGGRATGSLDFVQAGAGMPRADLHLDVRGFTRSGAAVVSTPVDISALGTLRPEGGTLGALIKRGGAAIGRAQVRLQPVGEGDWTTALMNAPLGGGIRYNGPADVLWSLAGLANQTLTGQIGIAADFSGRLSSPQLTGLIRANALAYDNETYGTRISAIRLNGRFTSDRLEITEFSGRAGKGSVSAKGSVGFGADAGFPIDIRATLSNAQLARSDALGATVSGDIAVTNSKANGGLVSGTLNLPEVRYEIIRQGAAEVAELQGVRRKGTSRAQAASDAAAAAAGVPSLFKLDLRIHADNRLFVSGMGLESEWSADLRVGGTSATPEVIGNVDLVRGTYNFAGKRFDLDQESVIRFEGGAVTNPLLSMKATATISGTAVTINIAGRAQNPQITFSSSPSLPQDELLSRILFGNSVTELSPMQAIQLAAALNSLRGSGGGLNPLGKLRSASGIDRLRVLGADEATGRGTSVAAGKYISNDIYVEIVTDTRGFTATQIEIALSKALSILSQTGGSNGTAINLRYSKDY
- a CDS encoding glycosyltransferase family 39 protein, with product MTKPIAPARNRLLVQWTEAGILMLILAIAAGLRIHGVGFGLPALNDPDEPLFVMKSLDMLRNHSLNPGWFGHPGTTTLYCLALVSLGVGGLGIATGRFADSQALMAAVYADPGILFLPARLFIVACGVACVWLTWSLGKKLGGPRLGLIAAAFLAVNSVHIEYSQIIRTDVQATVFMLLSTRSAVAIAREGRPRDYLMAGVWAGLACATKWPAAIIVLNPLCAGLYRGWHDRHELRRVALLPVMALATLLLVSPYLLLDYPTVVQNLAGEARTAHPGATGGGFLANLAWYAGHPLLASFGGAGLALVLLGAIGALSRLRVATVAVLPGALAFLLVIGAQALLWERWIVPLLPFAAIAAAAALCWLADWLRARVNRRLPLLEAMAALLLALPMLQAAKVRATERAHDTRQAASAWIRENAPPGSRIVVEHAAFDLLQMGAWRFLFPLGSAGCVDVEDILAKRIRYSEVETLRSGRAVVDLAHVDAPLLPTCRADFVILSHYDGYRADPAHFPDELARYAQLLRGGRQVAVIRPKPGIRTGPVVRIISLSPAR